In Holophagales bacterium, one DNA window encodes the following:
- a CDS encoding zinc metalloprotease, with translation MAGAQDIHFLGTEGQVERGQRCAVVNPSEREVAEVNAALAQFTRLYGNDASEAVSWNIPIRWHVVRSGTARSQGNIPDSMITSQISVLNAAYAGTGFQFYLAGTDRTTNSTWYTKCYGSSESKMKQALAIDPAHNLNIYSCAPSGGILGYAVFPNSYAESSYWHGVVLMAESLPGGTASPYNLGDTATHEIGHYLGLYHTFQGGCASPGDSVSDTPAEASAAYGCPTGRDTCTSTGADPIKNFMDYTDDSCMNTFSAGQKARMQQMVSTYRPSL, from the coding sequence ATGGCGGGTGCGCAGGACATCCACTTCCTCGGAACCGAGGGGCAGGTCGAGCGCGGTCAGCGCTGCGCCGTCGTGAACCCGAGCGAGCGGGAAGTGGCCGAGGTGAACGCCGCACTGGCTCAGTTCACGCGGCTGTACGGCAACGACGCCTCCGAGGCCGTCTCGTGGAACATCCCGATCCGCTGGCACGTCGTCCGCTCGGGAACGGCGCGCAGCCAGGGGAACATCCCGGACAGCATGATCACCAGCCAGATCAGCGTTCTCAACGCGGCGTATGCCGGGACCGGATTCCAGTTCTATCTCGCCGGCACCGACCGGACGACGAACAGCACCTGGTACACCAAGTGCTATGGCTCGAGCGAGTCGAAGATGAAGCAGGCTCTCGCCATCGATCCGGCGCACAACCTCAACATCTACTCGTGTGCGCCGTCGGGCGGAATCCTCGGATACGCGGTCTTCCCGAACTCGTACGCCGAGTCGAGCTACTGGCATGGCGTCGTGCTGATGGCCGAGTCGCTGCCGGGCGGCACCGCCTCTCCCTACAACCTCGGTGACACGGCCACCCACGAGATCGGGCACTATCTCGGCCTCTACCACACCTTCCAGGGTGGTTGCGCCTCGCCGGGCGACAGCGTCAGCGACACGCCGGCCGAGGCGAGCGCAGCGTACGGCTGCCCGACCGGTCGCGACACCTGCACGTCGACCGGGGCCGACCCGATCAAGAACTTCATGGACTACACCGACGACTCCTGCATGAATACCTTCTCGGCCGGCCAGAAGGCTCGCATGCAGCAGATGGTCTCGACCTATCGTCCGAGCCTCTGA
- the proC gene encoding pyrroline-5-carboxylate reductase codes for MKKATIAVLGAGTMGQVILKGLLSAGHPKSSLRATVRTRETAAALERDLGIIVTTDNVAAARGADVVILSLKPKTLAPVARALAEAGAVGKRSLVVSIAAGVGLASLEAALGDTAAVIRAMPNTPCSVGCGTTVLSPGKKVTRAQIRIATALFEPLGRVLELPEQHMDTVTGLSASGPAFVYVILEALADGGVARGLPRKVAIEMAAQMVYGAAAMVLRSGRHPAALKDDVTTPAGCTIAGILALEDGRIRSVLSRAVEIASVRAGELGRTG; via the coding sequence ATGAAGAAGGCGACGATCGCGGTGCTCGGCGCGGGCACCATGGGGCAGGTGATCCTGAAAGGACTCCTGAGTGCGGGGCATCCGAAGTCCTCGCTGCGAGCGACCGTACGCACCCGCGAGACGGCAGCGGCTCTCGAGCGCGATCTCGGCATCATCGTCACCACCGACAACGTCGCCGCCGCCCGCGGCGCCGATGTCGTCATCCTCTCGCTCAAGCCCAAGACGCTGGCGCCGGTCGCACGCGCTCTCGCCGAGGCCGGGGCCGTCGGCAAGCGGTCGCTGGTGGTCTCCATCGCCGCCGGCGTCGGCCTCGCCAGCCTCGAGGCCGCGCTCGGCGACACCGCCGCGGTCATCCGGGCGATGCCGAACACGCCCTGCTCGGTGGGCTGCGGCACGACGGTGCTCTCCCCCGGGAAGAAGGTCACTCGCGCTCAGATCCGCATCGCCACGGCGCTCTTCGAGCCGCTCGGTCGCGTCCTCGAGCTCCCCGAACAGCACATGGACACGGTCACCGGCCTCTCGGCCAGCGGACCCGCCTTCGTCTACGTCATCCTGGAGGCGCTGGCAGATGGCGGCGTGGCGCGCGGCCTGCCGCGCAAGGTCGCCATCGAGATGGCGGCTCAGATGGTCTACGGGGCGGCGGCGATGGTGCTGCGCAGCGGCCGCCACCCCGCCGCGCTGAAGGACGACGTGACGACACCGGCCGGCTGCACGATCGCCGGCATTCTGGCGCTCGAGGACGGCCGTATCCGTAGCGTGCTCTCACGCGCTGTCGAAATCGCCAGCGTCCGCGCCGGCGAGCTCGGCCGTACCGGCTGA
- a CDS encoding PIN domain nuclease: protein MSLILVDTSAWIAFFRGDPVAVERLDSRLAGGDVGICGPVLAEVLSGAPTYAEGKRLERLLGALDWLALPLDVWRRAAEARFALARRGTQAALIDLLIALAAMEGDATLLTRDRDFERIGEVVPLRLELF, encoded by the coding sequence GTGAGCCTCATTCTCGTCGATACCTCGGCGTGGATCGCCTTCTTCCGGGGCGATCCGGTGGCGGTCGAGCGGCTCGACTCGCGGCTCGCAGGGGGCGACGTCGGAATCTGCGGCCCGGTGCTCGCCGAGGTGCTTTCCGGGGCGCCGACCTACGCGGAGGGGAAGCGGCTCGAGCGGTTGCTCGGGGCGCTCGACTGGCTCGCGCTTCCCCTCGACGTCTGGCGTCGGGCGGCCGAGGCGCGGTTCGCGCTGGCGCGACGCGGGACGCAGGCGGCGCTCATCGACCTGCTCATCGCCCTCGCGGCGATGGAGGGTGACGCGACCCTGCTCACTCGCGATCGCGACTTCGAGCGGATCGGTGAGGTGGTGCCGTTGCGGCTCGAGCTCTTCTGA
- the rocD gene encoding ornithine--oxo-acid transaminase → MNTQDYIALEERFGAHNYHPLDVVINRAEGVWVWDVEGRKYLDFLAAYSAVNQGHCHPRILKALVEQSCRVALTSRAFRNDQLGLFYQEICELAGYQKFLPMNTGAEAVETAIKAARKWAYKVKGVSADKAEILVFHNNFHGRTTTIVGFSSEDQYRDGFGPFPTGFRLLPYGDAEAVAAAMNPNVAAVLVEPIQGEGGIIVPPAGYLQRLRELTREHHALLIADEIQAGLGRTGKLFAFEHEGIRPDIVIVGKALSGGLYPVSGILADDAVMGVFHPGDHGSTYGGNPVAAAVARVALRVLVEENLVDNSARLGEYFIGKLRAIGSPHVKEIRGKGLWIGIELHPEAGGARRFSELLQAEGLLCKETHTHTIRIAPPLVIRREEIDWALERLAKVLTAPVTAS, encoded by the coding sequence ATGAATACGCAGGACTACATCGCTCTCGAAGAGCGCTTCGGCGCCCACAACTACCACCCGCTCGACGTCGTGATCAACCGCGCCGAGGGGGTCTGGGTGTGGGACGTCGAAGGTCGCAAGTACCTCGATTTCCTCGCCGCCTACTCCGCCGTCAATCAGGGGCACTGTCACCCGCGAATCCTCAAGGCACTCGTCGAGCAGAGCTGCCGCGTCGCCCTGACCTCGCGCGCCTTCCGCAACGATCAGCTCGGACTCTTCTACCAGGAGATCTGCGAGCTCGCCGGCTACCAGAAGTTCCTGCCGATGAACACCGGCGCCGAGGCCGTCGAGACGGCGATCAAGGCCGCGCGCAAGTGGGCCTACAAGGTCAAGGGCGTCTCCGCGGACAAAGCGGAGATCCTCGTCTTCCACAACAACTTCCACGGCCGGACCACGACGATCGTCGGGTTCTCCTCCGAAGACCAGTACCGCGACGGCTTCGGCCCCTTCCCCACCGGCTTCCGTCTCCTCCCCTACGGCGACGCCGAGGCGGTGGCGGCCGCGATGAACCCGAATGTCGCGGCCGTGCTCGTCGAGCCGATCCAGGGCGAGGGCGGCATCATCGTGCCCCCGGCCGGCTACCTTCAGCGGCTGCGCGAGCTGACCCGCGAGCATCATGCCCTGCTGATCGCCGACGAGATTCAGGCCGGCCTCGGCCGCACCGGCAAGCTCTTCGCCTTCGAGCACGAAGGGATCCGTCCGGACATCGTCATCGTCGGCAAGGCGCTCTCCGGCGGCCTCTACCCGGTCTCCGGCATCCTCGCCGACGACGCGGTGATGGGGGTCTTCCATCCGGGCGATCACGGCTCGACCTACGGCGGCAACCCGGTGGCGGCCGCGGTGGCGCGCGTCGCCTTGCGCGTGCTCGTCGAGGAGAACCTCGTCGACAACTCGGCGCGGCTGGGCGAGTACTTCATCGGCAAGCTGCGGGCGATCGGGTCGCCGCACGTCAAGGAGATCCGCGGCAAGGGGCTGTGGATCGGCATCGAGCTGCATCCGGAGGCCGGTGGCGCACGGCGCTTCAGCGAGCTTCTCCAGGCCGAGGGCCTGCTCTGCAAGGAGACCCATACCCACACGATCCGCATCGCACCGCCGCTCGTCATCCGGCGTGAGGAGATCGACTGGGCCCTCGAGCGGCTGGCAAAGGTACTGACGGCACCGGTCACCGCCAGCTGA
- a CDS encoding rRNA pseudouridine synthase, translating into MASRTHRPGQVSLERALSKLGLASRREAREWILAGRLSVGGSILLDPASPVVPERLSLSLDGKRLERPAWRTVLLHKPRGVVTTARDPQGRRSVLDLVDLSRGYLAPVGRLDWATSGLLLLTNDTRLSDWLCDPAHEVDRTYLVTVRGEVSDAAARRAQDGVDSDGERLAAASVVVRKRSRRESHLVVVLREGRNREVRRLFASLGHEVARLKRVAFGGITLGDLPPGGSRELSQEELVAAFPGAPIRTSRVSI; encoded by the coding sequence ATGGCGTCCCGTACGCACCGCCCCGGCCAGGTCTCGCTCGAGCGCGCCCTGTCGAAGCTCGGACTGGCGTCGCGTCGTGAAGCGCGCGAGTGGATTCTTGCCGGACGACTGAGCGTGGGCGGCTCGATCCTCCTCGATCCCGCGTCGCCAGTGGTGCCGGAGCGGCTGAGTCTTTCTCTCGACGGGAAGCGGCTCGAGCGCCCGGCTTGGCGGACCGTGCTGCTTCACAAACCACGAGGGGTGGTGACGACGGCTCGCGATCCGCAGGGACGCCGGTCGGTTCTCGACCTGGTGGACCTCTCGCGGGGGTACCTGGCCCCGGTCGGCCGGCTCGACTGGGCAACGTCAGGCCTGTTGCTCCTGACCAACGACACCCGACTGTCCGACTGGCTCTGCGATCCGGCCCATGAAGTCGATCGCACCTACCTCGTCACCGTTCGCGGTGAGGTCTCGGATGCCGCGGCGAGGCGGGCGCAGGACGGAGTCGACAGCGACGGGGAGCGGCTCGCGGCGGCAAGCGTCGTGGTTCGCAAGCGCTCCCGGCGCGAGAGTCATCTGGTTGTCGTGCTACGGGAGGGGCGCAATCGCGAAGTTCGCCGGCTCTTCGCGTCGCTCGGGCATGAGGTCGCGCGGCTGAAACGGGTGGCATTTGGCGGGATCACCCTCGGCGACCTCCCTCCGGGCGGCAGTCGCGAGCTGTCGCAAGAGGAGCTCGTCGCGGCATTCCCCGGAGCTCCGATCCGCACCTCTCGGGTCAGTATCTGA
- a CDS encoding prephenate dehydrogenase/arogenate dehydrogenase family protein — protein MAIPDSEASDPRLEALRHRIRRLDAALLALVAERMELAREVGEAKRAAAIPLRDFEVEKRVLARAGEQARELGLGPELAQGLMQQLILEACRVQEEAHFSGYSGNAESVLLVGGGGRMGGWLARFFANQGHAVRSFDVRSGGSSELPSARSLEEGLEGSTLAVVAVPLDGTAAAIEAVAVSGWRGTLFDVASLKGHLRPALDRAREAGLAVTSVHPMFGPSARVLSDKVICLCDCGDPAATDRAAGLFRETAARLVYLSLEDHDRIASRVLGLSHFVNLLFARALAESGLSRAELDAVGSTTFHAQLATTASVLHEDPDLYFAIQRLNPFTPEVYQGLERALREWVEWVGAADRPAFVAAMEKARGWL, from the coding sequence ATGGCGATCCCCGACAGCGAAGCTTCCGATCCGCGGCTCGAGGCGCTGAGGCACCGCATCCGCAGACTGGACGCTGCGCTGCTGGCGCTGGTGGCGGAGCGGATGGAGCTGGCGCGCGAGGTCGGCGAGGCGAAGCGTGCGGCAGCGATTCCGCTGCGCGACTTCGAAGTCGAGAAACGGGTGCTGGCCCGCGCCGGCGAGCAGGCGCGCGAGCTGGGCCTCGGCCCGGAGCTGGCTCAAGGCTTGATGCAGCAGCTGATCCTCGAAGCGTGTCGCGTGCAGGAGGAGGCCCACTTCAGCGGCTACTCGGGCAACGCCGAGTCGGTCCTGCTGGTGGGCGGTGGCGGACGGATGGGCGGCTGGCTGGCGCGCTTCTTCGCCAATCAGGGACACGCGGTGCGCAGCTTCGACGTGCGTTCCGGAGGGAGCAGCGAGCTGCCATCGGCAAGGAGCCTCGAGGAGGGCCTGGAGGGGAGCACCCTCGCCGTCGTCGCGGTTCCCCTGGACGGCACGGCGGCAGCGATCGAAGCCGTTGCCGTCTCCGGCTGGCGGGGCACTCTCTTCGACGTGGCAAGCCTCAAGGGTCATCTCCGGCCGGCGCTGGATCGCGCACGCGAGGCTGGGCTCGCGGTGACCAGCGTTCACCCGATGTTCGGGCCGAGCGCCCGCGTCCTCTCCGACAAGGTGATCTGTCTCTGCGACTGTGGCGACCCGGCGGCGACCGACCGTGCCGCCGGCCTCTTCCGCGAGACGGCGGCGCGGCTCGTCTACCTCTCGCTCGAGGATCACGATCGCATCGCCTCGCGCGTTCTCGGTCTCTCGCACTTCGTCAACCTCCTCTTCGCCCGCGCGCTCGCCGAGAGCGGGCTCTCGCGCGCCGAGCTCGACGCCGTCGGCTCGACCACCTTCCACGCCCAGCTCGCCACCACGGCGAGCGTGCTGCACGAGGATCCGGATCTCTACTTTGCGATCCAGCGCCTCAATCCGTTCACTCCCGAGGTCTACCAGGGCCTCGAACGAGCGCTGCGCGAGTGGGTCGAGTGGGTCGGCGCCGCCGACCGCCCGGCCTTCGTCGCGGCGATGGAGAAGGCGCGCGGCTGGCTCTAG
- a CDS encoding error-prone DNA polymerase → MAPQFPGEPPRILGQGTPYLSPGARKEKLRERHFRPRAGGSPHRYAELHAASAFSFLDGASLPEDLVERAAALGLPAVALLDRNGVYGAPRFHQAAKRAGIKALVGAEVVLELPAERTPPAGREDPRRSLTHPRLPLLVADRAGYRNLCRMLSTAARGATKGEGVVGPELLAAHAGGLWALTGGTEGPVARALAAEGIDGARRALEQLAWTFEGRVRVELQRHGRRDEEHRNQALLELARRLRLPIVATNGVRYATPDANPLHDVLTALRHRTTLDQAGRRLEENGERHLKAAGEMASLFADLPAALAASAELAERLDFTLADLGYRFPDYPLPPGETPASYLRQVTWNAARSRFRPLSARAQAQIAKELALIEKLDLAGYFLIVWDLVQFCQRERILAQGRGSAANSAVCYALGITAVDPVKMDLLFERFLSEERGEWPDIDLDLPSGEKRERVIQYVYRRYGPQGTAMTANVITYRDRSATREVAKVLGFSSEQIDRLAKQLGTFRHDTSRGDAKDLDRELAAAGLDPTEPRVRHFATLWKRIHNLPRHLGQHSGGMVIAAGRLDEVVPLEPAAMPGRLVVQWDKDDCADLGIIKVDLLGLGMLNALEEAIPLIRVHERVNVDLAHLPQDDPGVFAMLRAADTVGVFQVESRAQMASLPRNAPEKFYDLVIQVAIIRPGPIVGGMVRPFFERRLKRQPVVHLHPSLAPILERTLGVPLFQEQLLRIAMVAAGFSGGEAEELRRAMGFKRSEERMRGIEAKLRAGMTARGITGETQNQIVQSITSFALYGFPESHAASFALIAYASAYLKRYHPTAFLIALLNAWPMGFYHPATLVQDAMRHGVAVLPIDVNHSRVRCSWEGCTPGRSPSADHAIPGGPRHGTGSNGRKTRACTPPPAGERVLSSPLPTSVLARDTSPGSRPPAGSGLRAGAGALGPATHSPSGPPPEAGFGDRSTERNAGRGEPRTGPAPAAGGAEPEGSRRPRGGGAGDRGPRPGPTPPSTTAGSRSATGPAAPQPVVRGGGGASTLLPQAAAGACRLGLRYVAGLRREMAERIEHERKLRRFDDVDDLQRRCGLRLDELERLAQAGALASLGLTRRGALWQAALAVRPAGELFERAGPENDPARDAVEPSNAYPLPEMSAWESTVADFAATGVTAGKHPLAYFRTALTAQGVLSAAELVAVPHGARIRTAGSVIVRQRPGTAKGILFMTLEDETGMSQAIVHRALLREHRKTIVGSNGLVVEGLLEQRDGSISIKAERFWPLAELVAVPSHDFR, encoded by the coding sequence ATGGCGCCCCAGTTTCCCGGTGAACCTCCCAGGATTCTCGGTCAGGGCACTCCCTACCTCTCGCCGGGAGCGCGCAAGGAGAAATTGCGCGAACGTCACTTCCGGCCTCGCGCCGGCGGGAGCCCGCACCGCTACGCCGAGCTTCACGCCGCCTCCGCCTTCTCATTCCTCGACGGTGCCTCCCTGCCGGAAGATCTGGTGGAGCGTGCCGCGGCCCTCGGGCTGCCGGCCGTGGCCCTGCTCGACCGGAACGGCGTCTACGGTGCGCCCCGATTCCATCAGGCCGCCAAGCGGGCGGGGATCAAGGCGTTGGTGGGAGCCGAAGTCGTGCTCGAGCTTCCCGCCGAAAGGACTCCGCCAGCCGGGCGAGAGGATCCGCGACGCTCGCTGACCCATCCCCGCCTTCCTTTGCTGGTCGCTGACCGCGCCGGGTATCGCAATCTCTGCCGCATGCTCAGCACAGCGGCGCGGGGAGCGACGAAAGGAGAGGGCGTCGTCGGTCCGGAGCTGCTCGCCGCACACGCCGGCGGGCTCTGGGCCCTCACCGGCGGCACCGAGGGACCGGTGGCAAGGGCGCTCGCCGCCGAGGGAATCGACGGAGCTCGCCGTGCGCTCGAACAGCTGGCCTGGACGTTCGAAGGGCGGGTCCGCGTCGAGCTGCAGCGCCACGGAAGACGCGACGAGGAGCATCGCAACCAAGCCCTCCTCGAACTGGCACGACGGCTGCGGCTGCCCATCGTCGCCACCAACGGCGTGCGCTACGCGACACCTGACGCCAATCCTCTCCACGATGTGCTGACGGCACTGCGTCATCGGACGACCCTCGACCAGGCAGGACGCCGCCTGGAGGAGAACGGCGAGCGTCACCTCAAGGCCGCGGGCGAGATGGCATCTCTCTTCGCCGATCTGCCGGCCGCACTGGCGGCGAGCGCCGAGCTCGCCGAACGGCTCGATTTCACCCTCGCCGACCTCGGCTATCGCTTCCCCGACTACCCGCTCCCTCCCGGCGAGACACCCGCCTCCTACCTGCGCCAGGTGACCTGGAACGCCGCACGATCCCGATTCCGCCCGCTCTCGGCGCGCGCCCAGGCGCAGATCGCCAAGGAGCTGGCGCTGATCGAAAAGCTCGACCTGGCGGGCTACTTCCTCATCGTCTGGGACCTCGTGCAGTTCTGTCAGCGCGAGCGGATCCTCGCCCAGGGACGCGGTTCGGCGGCCAACAGCGCGGTCTGCTACGCCCTCGGCATCACCGCCGTCGATCCGGTGAAGATGGACCTGCTCTTCGAGCGCTTCCTCTCCGAGGAGCGTGGGGAGTGGCCGGACATCGACCTCGACCTGCCCTCCGGCGAGAAGCGCGAGCGCGTCATCCAGTACGTCTACCGCCGCTATGGACCGCAGGGAACGGCGATGACCGCCAACGTGATCACCTATCGCGACCGTTCCGCGACGCGGGAGGTGGCCAAGGTCCTCGGCTTCTCCAGCGAACAGATCGACCGGCTCGCCAAGCAACTCGGCACGTTCCGGCACGACACGTCGCGCGGCGACGCCAAGGACCTCGACCGCGAGCTCGCGGCTGCGGGTCTCGACCCGACCGAGCCGCGCGTCCGCCATTTCGCCACGTTGTGGAAGCGCATCCACAACCTCCCCCGCCACCTCGGCCAGCACTCGGGCGGCATGGTCATCGCCGCCGGCCGCCTCGACGAGGTGGTGCCGCTCGAACCGGCGGCGATGCCGGGGCGGCTCGTCGTGCAGTGGGACAAGGACGACTGCGCCGACCTCGGGATCATCAAGGTCGATCTGCTCGGGCTCGGGATGCTCAACGCGCTCGAGGAGGCGATCCCGCTGATCCGCGTTCACGAGCGGGTCAACGTCGACCTCGCCCACCTTCCCCAGGACGACCCCGGGGTCTTCGCCATGCTGCGCGCCGCCGACACGGTGGGGGTCTTCCAGGTCGAGAGCCGGGCCCAGATGGCCTCGCTGCCGCGCAACGCGCCGGAGAAGTTCTACGACCTGGTGATCCAGGTGGCGATCATCCGGCCGGGACCGATCGTCGGCGGCATGGTCCGGCCGTTCTTCGAGCGGCGGCTGAAGCGGCAGCCGGTGGTCCACCTGCATCCGAGCCTCGCCCCGATCCTCGAGCGCACGCTCGGCGTGCCGCTCTTCCAGGAGCAGTTGCTGCGCATCGCCATGGTGGCCGCAGGCTTCTCCGGCGGCGAGGCCGAGGAGCTGCGGCGCGCCATGGGATTCAAGCGCTCGGAGGAGCGGATGCGCGGCATCGAGGCGAAGCTCCGCGCCGGCATGACGGCGCGCGGCATCACCGGCGAGACGCAGAACCAGATCGTCCAGTCGATCACCTCGTTCGCCCTCTACGGCTTCCCGGAGTCGCACGCCGCGAGCTTCGCACTGATCGCCTACGCCAGCGCCTACCTCAAGCGCTACCACCCGACGGCGTTCCTGATCGCCCTGCTGAACGCCTGGCCGATGGGCTTCTACCACCCGGCGACGCTGGTTCAGGACGCGATGCGGCACGGGGTCGCGGTGCTGCCGATCGACGTGAACCACTCCCGCGTCCGGTGCTCGTGGGAGGGCTGTACGCCTGGTCGGTCGCCGAGCGCGGATCACGCTATTCCGGGCGGTCCTCGCCATGGGACGGGTTCGAACGGAAGGAAGACACGCGCCTGCACTCCCCCGCCGGCCGGGGAGCGGGTCCTGTCCAGTCCGCTTCCCACGTCCGTGCTCGCCCGGGACACGAGCCCCGGCTCGCGGCCACCGGCTGGGTCCGGGCTCCGCGCGGGCGCGGGAGCCCTCGGCCCGGCCACCCACTCCCCGTCCGGCCCCCCACCCGAGGCTGGGTTCGGCGATCGAAGCACCGAAAGAAACGCAGGGAGGGGGGAGCCGCGCACGGGACCGGCTCCCGCGGCGGGTGGCGCCGAGCCGGAGGGCTCCCGACGGCCGCGCGGAGGCGGCGCCGGGGACCGTGGACCGCGTCCGGGACCGACCCCGCCGAGCACGACGGCGGGATCCCGGTCGGCGACAGGACCCGCCGCGCCTCAACCGGTGGTTCGCGGCGGAGGGGGTGCCTCAACGCTGTTGCCACAGGCGGCAGCAGGTGCCTGCCGCCTCGGCCTACGCTACGTTGCCGGCCTCCGGCGCGAAATGGCCGAACGGATCGAGCACGAACGCAAGCTCCGCCGCTTCGACGACGTCGACGACCTCCAGCGCCGCTGCGGCCTGCGCCTCGACGAGCTCGAGCGCCTCGCCCAGGCCGGAGCGCTCGCCTCGCTCGGCCTCACGCGGCGCGGCGCCCTCTGGCAGGCGGCGCTCGCCGTTCGCCCGGCGGGCGAACTGTTCGAGAGAGCGGGTCCCGAGAACGACCCCGCCCGCGACGCCGTCGAGCCGAGCAACGCATACCCACTGCCGGAGATGTCCGCCTGGGAGAGCACCGTCGCCGACTTCGCTGCCACCGGAGTCACCGCCGGGAAACACCCGCTCGCCTACTTCCGCACCGCGCTCACCGCCCAGGGCGTGCTCTCCGCCGCCGAGCTCGTGGCGGTGCCCCACGGCGCGCGGATCCGGACCGCCGGCTCGGTCATCGTCCGCCAGCGCCCCGGCACTGCCAAGGGCATTCTCTTCATGACCCTCGAGGACGAGACGGGCATGTCGCAGGCGATCGTCCATCGCGCCCTGCTGCGCGAGCATCGCAAGACGATCGTCGGATCCAACGGCCTGGTCGTCGAAGGGCTCCTCGAGCAACGAGACGGCTCGATCTCGATCAAGGCGGAGCGCTTCTGGCCGCTCGCCGAGCTCGTCGCCGTGCCGAGCCACGACTTCCGCTGA
- a CDS encoding type II toxin-antitoxin system VapB family antitoxin, with product MRTTLDLPDDLLEEARRAAHLSTKREAVIAGLEELIRRSRREELRRLAGRLDLAVDVAESRERSPE from the coding sequence ATGAGAACCACCCTCGATCTCCCGGACGACCTGCTGGAGGAGGCGCGGCGTGCCGCGCATCTGTCGACGAAGCGGGAGGCGGTGATCGCCGGGCTCGAGGAGCTGATCCGGCGGTCGCGGCGTGAAGAGCTGCGCCGGCTGGCCGGACGGCTCGATCTGGCGGTTGACGTCGCCGAGTCGCGCGAGCGGTCACCGGAGTGA